The Nocardioides ginsengisegetis region GCATCGGTGGGGGTGAGCTCGGCGAGCAGCCGGCGGTTGGCCTCCGGCTCGAGGGCGGACGCCTGCTGGACGAGGGCGACGCGCAGCTGGTCCATGGTCCCCAGCCTGTCAGACTGACGGTCGTGGATCTCCCTCCCGGCACCACCGGATTCTGCGCGGTCGTGCTGGCCGGCGGCACCGCCGTCCGCCTCGGCGGCGCGGACAAGGCCTCGGTCGAGTACGCCGGCCGCACCCTGCTCGAGCACGCGCTGGACGCCCTGGTCGACGCCTCCGAGGTCGTCGTGGTCGGCGACCCGGTGCCGACCACGCGGCCCGTCACGTTCACGCGCGAGAGCCCACGCTTCGGCGGACCCGTGGCCGCGCTGCTCACCGGACGGGACGCGCTCCTCCGCGCGCCGCGCACGGTGGGCGTGCTGGCGGTGGACATGCCGCGCGTGACCGCCCTGACCTTCCGACGGCTGCACGAGGCCGCGGAGGGGCACGACGGCGCCTTCCTCACCGGGGCCGACGGACGGCGCCAGCTCGCGGGCGTGCTGCGCGCGGACCGCCTCGACGAGGTGCGGCCCGACCACGAGAGCCAGCACGGCATGGCCTTCCACCGGCTCCTCGCCGGTCTGGACCTCGCGACGATCGCGCCGGAGGGCGACGAGGGCGTGGACGTCGACACGTGGGCCGACCTGCGCGACCTGGCCTCCGATCGCTGATTGCCCCGCGATCGCGGCGGTTGGGGGTTGCGGGCGAGGCCGCCGCGCGCAAGCCTGAGCCCTGTGAACCTGCACGACTGGATCGATGAGCTGTGCGACGCGCTCGACCTCGAGGCCGAGATCGACGAGGGCCTCGTGCTGGACCTGGCCCGCACCGTGGCCCACCAGGTGGAGCGGCCCGCCGCACCCGTGACGACCTTCCTGCTCGGCTATGCCGCCGGGGTGCGCGGGGCCGACCCCGACGGGGTCGAACGCCTCGCGGCCCGCGCCCAGGCGCTCGCCGAGGGCTGGGACCGGCCGGCGGACGCCCCGGACCCCGACGACATCGACGACCCGGTCCCCGACGACAGCGTCGTGGACCACACGGCCGACCTGGCCGACGTGGACGACGAGGACGAGAACGACGACGAGGACCTGCTGGACTCCGACGAGGAGGAGTGAGGACTGCCGCCTAGGGTGGCTGGCATGCGCGCCGTCATCGCCACCGAGCCCGGTGGCCCCGAGGTCCTGACCGTCGCCGAGCTCCCCGACCCCGAGGCGGGTCCCGGGGAGGTCGTGCTCGACGTGGCCGCCGCCGGCCTCAACCGGGCCGACCTCCTGCAGCGGATGGGCTTCTATCCCCCGCCGCCAGGCGCGTCCGACGTGATGGGCATGGAGTGCAGCGGCACCGTCGCCGCGGTCGGTCCCGACGTCGAGGGCTGGTCCGTCGGCGACCGCGCGTGCGCCCTGCTGGCCGGGGGCGGGTACGCCACGAAGGTCGCCGTACCTGCCGGGCAGCTGATGCCGATCCCGGACGGGGTCGACCTGGTGACCGCGGCCGCACTGCCCGAGGTGGCGTGCACCGTGTGGTCCAACGTGTTCATGGTCGCGGGGCTGCAGCCCGGGGAGGCCTTCCTCGTGCACGGCGGCGCGGGCGGCATCGGCACGATGGCGATCCAGCTCGCCTCCGAGCTCGGGGCCAAGGTGTTCACCACCGGAGGCACCGCCGAGAAGCTCGCCGCGTGCGCGGCGCTCGGTGCCGACGTGACGATCAACTACCGCGACGAGGACTTCGTCGAGGTGATCCGTGAGGTGACCGACGGCCGCGGCGTGGACGTCATCCTGGACAACATGGGCGCGAAGTACCTCGGCCGCAATGTCGACACCCTCGCCACCGAGGGCCGCCTGGTCATCATCGGGATGCAGGGCGGCACGAGGGCCGAGCTCGACATCAACGCCCTGCTGCGCAAGCGCGGTGCGATCATCGCGACCACCCTGCGGTCGCGCCCGACGGCGGAGAAGTCCGCCATCTGCGCCTCCGTGGTCGAGCACGTGTGGCCGCTGGTCGCCGAGGGGCTCGTGCAGCCGATCGTGCACGGCACGATGCCGCTCGCGGAGGCGCGCGCCGCCCACGCGCTGATGGAGTCCGGCGACCACATGGGGAAGATCCTGCTCACGACGTGAGCACCCGGCCTCCTAGGGTGGGTGGCATGACGGAACAGCCCGAAGAGCAGCAGGTCGTCCTCATCGGTCCGGACGACGACGAGGAGCGCGCGATCACCGACCTCGTCGAGCAGCCCGCCAAGGTGATGCGGATCGGCAGCATGATCCGCCAGCTGCTCGAGGAGGTGAAGTCCGCGCCCCTGGACGAGGCCAGCCGGATCCGGCTCAAGGAGATCCACCGCTCCTCGATCAAGGAGCTCGAGGCGGGGCTCGCCCCGGAGCTCGTCGAGGAGCTCGAGCGGCTGACGCTGCCCTTCACCGACGACGAGGTCCCCTCCGACGGCGAGCTGCGCATCGCGCAGGCCCAGCTGGTGGGCTGGCTCGAGGGGCTCTTCCACGGCATCCAGACCGCGATCTACGCGCAGCAGATGGCCTCGCGGGCGCAGTTCGAGCAGATCCGCCGTGCCCTGCCCCCGGGCGGGATGACGCCGCCGCAGGCGCACCCGGGCCCCGACGCCGGTGATCACGCCGCGCCGCAGCCGGGCGACTCCGGAGGGATGTACCTCTAGGCCTGCTACCGCGAGCCGACGCGGCGTACGACGAGGAGGCCGAGCAGGCCGACCAGCACCAGCGCGAGGCCCGGGGCCGCCAGGCGGGGCAGCGTCTGCGGCTCGGCGTGCGCGACGCGGGTGAAGGTCGCGGTCTTCGGCTCCGGCGGAGTCGGCGCGTGGCCGTCTCCGAGCAGCCGCTCCACCTGCTTGACGAGCTGGTCGCCGGCGCGGGCGGTGCCGTCGGCGCGGGCGATGGAGAGGTCCGACCCGTCGGCCTGGGCGAAGAAGACGTAGCTACGGCCGTTGGTGAGCTCGACGCCGGTGCAGCTGCGCGCCTTGGCCGAGGTCGTCACCAGCACGTCGGCGGTCTGCACCTCGCCCTTGTAGACCCGGTCGACGCGCACGTCGTAGGTGATCGTCCGGTCGTCGCGGGTCACGCCGGCGACGTCACCGGTGAAGACGTCGCTGACGTTCATCGTGTGGTCCTGGGTGGTGCCGCTGCCGGACGCTGCGGGGCACGCCGAGGCCGGCCCCTGACCGAGCACGACGACGCTGCACCCGGCGATCAGCAGGGTGGCGAAGAGGCGGCGGGCCGCTCTCGGGAGGGACGCGGAGACGGTGTCGAGCACCCGGACATCGAAACAGATCACAGGTCGAAGACACCAGCCAGCACCCGCGCCACCCCGTCGTCGTCGTGGCCCGGCGCGACGTGGTCGGCGAGCTCGGTGACGGTGTGGTGGGCGTCGGCCATGGCGTAGGACGTGCCGGCCCAGTCGAGCATCGGCAGGTCGTTGGGCATGTCCCCGAAGGCGATCACGTCGGCGGCGTCGACGCCCAGGTCGGCGCACAGCAGGGCGAGCGTCGAGGCCTTGGTGACCCCCGCCGCGCTCATTTCCAGCAGCGCCGTCGTCGAGGACCAGGTGATCGTCACGCGGCCCTGGACGACGGCCTCGGCGGCGTCCCAGAACTCCTGCGGGGCGAGGTCCTCGTGGCGGGCCAGCAGCTTGAGGGCCGGCTCGTCGAAGATCTCCTCCACCGCCCCGCGCCGGCTGCCCTCGGGCACCACGTGCCGCTCGAGGAAGTCCGGCTCGAGGCCGATCCCGGCCAGGGTCTCCACCGCGAACCGCGATCCCGGCACGGCCTCCCGGACCAGCCGGCACACCTCGAGCCCCACCTCGGGCTCGATCGGGCGCATCAGGTGAACCGAGGACCGTGCGACGTCCCAGACCAGCCCGCCGTTGGAGACGACCGCGAGCCCGTGCCCCCCGACGTAGGGGAAGACGTCGTCGGCCCAGCGGAGCGGGCGGCCGGTGACGAAGACCACGGGTACGCCGCGGCGCTCGAGCTCCTCCAGCACCCCGCGCGTGTAGTCCGACACCGTGCCGTCGGAGCGGACGAGGGTGCCGTCGAGGTCGGTCGCGACCAGCCGGGGCAGGCTCACCGGGGCAGCGGCCGGGCCATCACGAGCTGGCCGTCCTCGTCGCTGCCGCGCAGCTCGGTGAAGCCGCACTTGGCGAGCACCCGGATGCTGGGCCTGTTGCCGGGCAGCACGCTGGCCCGGATCCTCACGCCCGCGGCGTCGGCCTCGGCCAGCAGGGCCCGGAGCGCCTCGGTGGCGAAGCCCCAGCCGCGCGCCTCCTCGACCAGGCCGTAGCCGACCTCGGTCTCGGGCACCCCGCCTCCGGGTCCGGCCGGGTCGGGCGGGCCGAAGAAGCCGATCGAGCCGAGCACCGTCGCGCCGCGGACGATGCTGCGCGGCCCCCACGGGTCGCCCTCGTGGAACATCGTGGCGGCGTCGCGGTCGTCCTCGCGGGGGAAGTCGCGGTGCCAGCCC contains the following coding sequences:
- a CDS encoding HAD-IIB family hydrolase, which encodes MSLPRLVATDLDGTLVRSDGTVSDYTRGVLEELERRGVPVVFVTGRPLRWADDVFPYVGGHGLAVVSNGGLVWDVARSSVHLMRPIEPEVGLEVCRLVREAVPGSRFAVETLAGIGLEPDFLERHVVPEGSRRGAVEEIFDEPALKLLARHEDLAPQEFWDAAEAVVQGRVTITWSSTTALLEMSAAGVTKASTLALLCADLGVDAADVIAFGDMPNDLPMLDWAGTSYAMADAHHTVTELADHVAPGHDDDGVARVLAGVFDL
- a CDS encoding GNAT family N-acetyltransferase, which codes for MSLPAVVTTERLTLPLWTAAEVADLVAGRRREGWHRDFPREDDRDAATMFHEGDPWGPRSIVRGATVLGSIGFFGPPDPAGPGGGVPETEVGYGLVEEARGWGFATEALRALLAEADAAGVRIRASVLPGNRPSIRVLAKCGFTELRGSDEDGQLVMARPLPR
- the mobA gene encoding NTP transferase domain-containing protein, with amino-acid sequence MDLPPGTTGFCAVVLAGGTAVRLGGADKASVEYAGRTLLEHALDALVDASEVVVVGDPVPTTRPVTFTRESPRFGGPVAALLTGRDALLRAPRTVGVLAVDMPRVTALTFRRLHEAAEGHDGAFLTGADGRRQLAGVLRADRLDEVRPDHESQHGMAFHRLLAGLDLATIAPEGDEGVDVDTWADLRDLASDR
- a CDS encoding DUF6457 domain-containing protein is translated as MNLHDWIDELCDALDLEAEIDEGLVLDLARTVAHQVERPAAPVTTFLLGYAAGVRGADPDGVERLAARAQALAEGWDRPADAPDPDDIDDPVPDDSVVDHTADLADVDDEDENDDEDLLDSDEEE
- a CDS encoding NAD(P)H-quinone oxidoreductase — protein: MRAVIATEPGGPEVLTVAELPDPEAGPGEVVLDVAAAGLNRADLLQRMGFYPPPPGASDVMGMECSGTVAAVGPDVEGWSVGDRACALLAGGGYATKVAVPAGQLMPIPDGVDLVTAAALPEVACTVWSNVFMVAGLQPGEAFLVHGGAGGIGTMAIQLASELGAKVFTTGGTAEKLAACAALGADVTINYRDEDFVEVIREVTDGRGVDVILDNMGAKYLGRNVDTLATEGRLVIIGMQGGTRAELDINALLRKRGAIIATTLRSRPTAEKSAICASVVEHVWPLVAEGLVQPIVHGTMPLAEARAAHALMESGDHMGKILLTT
- a CDS encoding bacterial proteasome activator family protein produces the protein MTEQPEEQQVVLIGPDDDEERAITDLVEQPAKVMRIGSMIRQLLEEVKSAPLDEASRIRLKEIHRSSIKELEAGLAPELVEELERLTLPFTDDEVPSDGELRIAQAQLVGWLEGLFHGIQTAIYAQQMASRAQFEQIRRALPPGGMTPPQAHPGPDAGDHAAPQPGDSGGMYL